The following are from one region of the Ptychodera flava strain L36383 chromosome 15, AS_Pfla_20210202, whole genome shotgun sequence genome:
- the LOC139151528 gene encoding sialate:O-sulfotransferase 2-like, which translates to MGLRQKFLWALLLFAISYSIIMVTLFSHQRRDDLTRGKHSRSHKYRNLREGNILSSVLGTVGDSHLLDNYLGCVNFTGNIRDSLPGKQYENLRSLTPTECVRNCTEKNFTLAAIEGASNCYCGNRNVNFTVKNLADDKMCNLKCGGDTNAPCGGSQHYSVYRTKVVDSSCNKRSFLEAYSVPLIALASFPGSGNTWIRHLLERATGIFTGSVYNDRDLYKHGFKGESEKYTNGKTLFIKTHIFDRGHIEEFDAAILVIRNPYKAIVSEHNRKFGGHTGHASAKKYIVGDEWVKFVMGKSRTWTNTAINWLQYSKRILVIYYEDLIEDHEREIRKILNFIELPENNGRLLCLSEDTDGPFKRPEKREIQRLDFDPFTDDMKEYIDIFIRTVAMAIELKAQPPLPSEYIPNF; encoded by the coding sequence ATGGGACTACGACAAAAGTTTCTATGGGCATTGCTGCTGTTTGCGATATCCTACAGTATAATCATGGTCACGCTTTTCTCCCACCAAAGACGAGACGACCTGACAAGGGGAAAACATTCCAGATCACACAAATACAGAAATCTTCGAGAGGGAAATATTCTATCCTCGGTTCTAGGCACTGTAGGCGATAGTCACCTTCTGGATAATTATTTAGGTTGCGTTAATTTTACCGGCAACATCCGGGACTCTTTGCCTGGtaaacaatatgaaaatttacGGTCTTTGACACCAACTGAATGTGTTCGAAACTGTACGGAGAAAAATTTCACCTTGGCTGCTATCGAAGGTGCGTCGAACTGTTATTGTGGAAATCGGAATGTGAACTTCACTGTCAAAAATcttgcagacgacaaaatgtgcAATTTGAAATGTGGCGGCGACACTAACGCGCCTTGCGGTGGATCACAACACTATTCAGTATACAGAACGAAGGTGGTAGACAGTAGCTGCAACAAGAGATCTTTCCTTGAGGCTTATTCGGTGCCTCTTATAGCTCTAGCCAGTTTTCCTGGATCGGGTAATACATGGATCAGGCATCTCCTGGAAAGAGCCACTGGAATTTTTACTGGAAGTGTCTACAACGACCGTGATCTCTACAAACATGGTTTTAAGGGTGAATCCGAAAAATATACCAACGGGAAGACTCTATTCATAAAAACCCACATCTTTGATCGAGGACACATAGAAGAATTCGACGCTGCAATCCTCGTTATACGCAATCCGTACAAGGCGATCGTTTCGGAACACAACAGAAAGTTTGGCGGCCATACCGGGCACGCGTCTGCAAAAAAATACATCGTTGGCGACGAGTGGGTCAAGTTTGTCATGGGCAAATCAAGGACATGGACTAACACAGCAATCAACTGGTTACAGTATAGTAAACGAATTCTTGTGATTTATTATGAAGATTTAATAGAAGACCACGAAagagaaatcagaaaaattttgaattttatagaGCTACCTGAAAACAACGGCAGGCTCTTATGTCTATCAGAAGATACCGATGGACCATTTAAAAGGCCAGAGAAAAGGGAAATACAACGTTTAGACTTTGACCCATTTACTGACGACATGAAAGAATACATTGATATTTTCATCAGAACGGTTGCTATGGCGATTGAACTCAAAGCACAACCACCATTACCATCCGAATacattccaaatttctaa
- the LOC139152282 gene encoding uncharacterized protein codes for MANLHPRRVMIWAYPRSLSTAFELSLASRQETKVFHGLYSMAYHFGDDALYPNDEMTVPGYTFKDVIETLESGFPENDVILCKDMAFCLDGKYDRLPRGYIHTFLIRDPRRSIVSLCKTYRAKGAHLDTLPPTGGVKQLHDLHNYITDTLNQKSIIIDASDLVNHPEKIIRKYCEAVEIPYCDSYLNWKPDKIDHWHTIWKHAAIFESCFGNAVKSTHFKPLPDKGNPSVMTDFPPQAQLQIEAALPYHNELIQKRIQP; via the coding sequence ATGGCGAATTTACACCCAAGGCGTGTCATGATATGGGCCTATCCCCGTTCACTATCTACCGCCTTTGAATTGTCCTTGGCGAGTAGACAGGAAACTAAAGTATTCCATGGATTATATTCCATGGCTTATCACTTTGGAGATGATGCATTATATCCAAATGATGAAATGACGGTGCCAGGATACACTTTCAAAGATGTGATTGAAACACTGGAGTCTGGTTTTCCCGAAAACGACGTCATCTTGTGCAAGGACATGGCGTTTTGTTTAGATGGGAAGTACGACCGTCTGCCTAGAGGGTATATCCACACATTCTTGATTCGAGACCCCAGGCGAAGTATCGTCAGCTTGTGTAAAACTTACCGCGCTAAAGGTGCACATCTCGACACGTTACCACCCACCGGAGGAGTGAAGCAACTTCATGATCTTCACAACTACATCACAGATACACTGAATCAGAAAAGTATCATCATCGATGCCAGTGATCTAGTCAACCATCCAGAGAAAATAATCCGTAAATATTGTGAAGCAGTTGAGATTCCGTATTGTGATAGCTACTTGAATTGGAAACCCGACAAAATTGACCATTGGCACACGATTTGGAAGCACGCAGCAATTTTCGAGTCATGCTTTGGAAATGCTGTGAAAAGTACCCACTTCAAGCCTCTGCCTGACAAGGGAAACCCATCCGTCATGACCGATTTTCCACCTCAAGCACAATTACAAATTGAAGCTGCTCTCCCTTATCATAATGAACTCATCCAGAAGAGGATTCAACCATAA
- the LOC139151530 gene encoding uncharacterized protein — translation MANLNPKRVMIWAHPRSLSTVFELSLASRQETKVFHELYSIAYHFGDDRVYPNDEVTVPGYTYKDVIETLESGFPGNDVILCKDIAFCLDGKYDRLPKGYTHTFLIRDPRRSIVSLCKTYRATDAPLDTLPPTGGVKQLRDLHNYVTDTLNQESIIIDASDLADKPEKIIRKYCEAVEIPYCDSYLSWKPDNIDYWHAIWKHAAIHDTCFGNAVKSTHFKPLPDKGNPFVITDLPPQAQLQVEAALPYYDELFQKRIQP, via the coding sequence ATGGCGAATTTAAACCCAAAGCGTGTCATGATATGGGCCCATCCCCGTTCACTATCCACCGTCTTCGAATTGTCCTTGGCGAGTAGACAGGAAACTAAAGTATTCCATGAATTATATTCCATCGCTTATCACTTTGGAGATGACAGAGTTTATCCAAATGATGAAGTAACGGTGCCGGGATACACCTACAAAGATGTGATTGAAACACTGGAGTCTGGTTTTCCCGGAAACGACGTCATTCTATGCAAGGACATCGCGTTTTGTTTAGATGGGAAGTACGACCGTCTGCCTAAAGGGTATACCCACACATTCCTGATTCGAGACCCCAGGCGAAGTATCGTCAGCTTGTGTAAAACTTACCGCGCAACCGACGCACCTCTTGACACGTTACCACCAACCGGAGGAGTGAAGCAACTTCGTGATCTTCACAACTACGTCACAGATACACTGAATCAGGAAAGCATCATCATCGACGCCAGTGATCTAGCCGACAAACCAGAGAAAATAATCCGTAAATATTGTGAAGCAGTTGAGATTCCTTATTGCGACAGCTACCTGAGTTGGAAACCCGACAATATTGACTATTGGCATGCGATTTGGAAGCACGCAGCTATTCACGATACATGCTTTGGAAATGCGGTGAAAAGTACCCATTTCAAGCCACTGCCTGACAAGGGCAACCCATTCGTCATTACCGATTTGCCACCTCAAGCACAATTACAAGTTGAAGCTGCTCTCCCTTATTATGATGAACTCTTCCAGAAGAGGATTCAACCATAA